GAACAATATGCTTTCCCTCCTTAAGAAAATTCACACTGTATTTGTAATGAAGTAAACTGTTTTGTATTCACACTTGCAGTAACCATTCAGCTCTGAAATTGGAAATCTAccttgaaaatataaagaatatatgcaaaaagtagataaaaaggagaaaagtataataaaaatgaaatagcaGACGGCTCACCGATAGTCCTGCAGGCCACCGCGATCACTGAAGTAGTCAATGAGAGCACCCGAGATCGGTGTCATGACAATGGAGCCCACATTGGAGTAGAGCCGCTGCAGGCCGTAATCACCGCCGTACTGCTTCGTGATGGCCATTGTCGCCCCGTCAAAAAGTGAGAAGCTGGCGGCTGTGGAAATCATGCACAGGAGCAAGAGTGAGATTGGTGAGTACTAAGATGAGACGCTTGCAAGAAAGACATTAAAGCAATCGTCTCATCCTATATTCACACAAGAAAATACCGTTATCTTTCATTCCTTGGTCAATGCATCTTTCCACTTGAACCAATTATTCAAGCTATTCGTCAATTACAGAATAACTTGACAGCTAGGAATGATAATTGTCCATGAAAGTTTTAACAAAGGCCCAGCAAAAGCTCACCGTTTTCATGAttcagagaggaaaaaaaaaaaaataactggcaAGATCTATTTGACTGTCTTCAGTGATCTGTGAATAAAACTAAAGTAGTTTAAGAAGACGATCATCAGACATCCTCACCAAGTGTTATGCCGTTCAGTATGCGGACCATGAGGTACAGCCAGATGGTTTTGGTGATATCAAAAGTTTCAAGAGTGTGCGTGTTGGTGCATAGATCTGGCCGCAGCACCGTGACAATGCACTGCATGGGGCACCACTGATCTTCGCCACCACTCTGGCGAAGAAGAGACGGGAAAATTATATTAGGCGCATTACCCAGGTGAACAGCGAGTGTGGTGATGTATGGATGAGTAATCATGTAATGTCAATGTAGGGCCAATGAACGGTCTTTTCATATTGGCATCTTTACAGGTAAAGGATGAGAGACAGGCTTAGACAAAGGTAAGGAAAGACTTCAGTCACCTGAGGAAGGAACTCTGCGTCGCTCCAGCTCATCACCTCCATATATGGGGCGTTCCAAACACTGTCATTCGATGTGGCGATGTTCACTTGCATTTGAGTTTCACCTGCCGCCTCCACCTGCTGTCCAGGACACACATCTAATCCAGGAGGAACGCAGCCATCCTCTGGTACacttaaaaagcaaaaaagaaaaatgaaagacccTACTTCatctcacaatttttttttttttacgtagggaagagggcaaaaaaaaagaaagttagaaaaaagcccacttgagcgctggctctccaaagagtacaaaaagtgccaaaaccgtcagccagaattaggggagcaaatgcctcgatacctccctcttaaaagaagacaagttgtaggaatttggaaatacagatgcagggagggagttccagagtttaccagtgaaagggatgaatgattgagcgtactggttaactcttgcattaggagttggacagaatagggatgagaggaagaagaaagccttgtgcagcgtggccgcaggaggagggaggcatgcagttagcaagatcagtagaacagttaccatgaaaatagcgataaaatatagaaagggatgcaacatttcggcggtgagaaagagactgaagacagttagtcagaggaggggagttgatgagacgaagagctttcgattccaccctatcaagcaaagctgtgtgactggaacccccccaaacatgcgaagagtactccatacagggacggataaggcccttatacagagtaagcacaCCATCCTCGACATAGAGGGGACTAGTTACACACACGGAGGAGGACATGACTATACACGTGACTCACACACCTGCCGGGATCACAGAGGCTGCAGTTGGCGATCGTGATGGTGAGGTTATCGAGGAGAGGCAAGTAGTCACACTGCAGAGGCGGAGGAACGGAGAGAGTGGCCAGACCGTCATCCACGAGGGATAGGGTGAGGGGCAGCGATTCTGGTAGGTTGTGGTAGCGGCGCGCCACGGGCACAGCGGAAAATACGAGGGCGGCACCGCCACTTGCTGCCATCATGAAGCTCAGGAACACCTTGGGAAACAGTCACAGTGAGAAAGCTGAAAGCAAAGTTGATTGGCGCTGTGAATATTCATtcaagaaatgttaaatgatcGTACTCTGATTCAGATACACTCTGACCTTAAAGTTTCCAATTTTATCGGCCAAAATCCCAGCCGGCGTGGGCACAAGGATGGTGAACACCGCGTTGACGGCGAAGACGATCCCCAGCTCCATTTCCAGGATGCCCAGCGACCTCGCGTGCAGTGTGAGGAATGGCATCATGGCCGAGGTTGCTGTTGACATGAAAAAATGAGATAGTGTTAAAAATCAGCAATTactcataaataagaaaaaaaaaaaaatcatcctgAGCTTATGTGACTTGCCTGCAGAGACGAGGAAGTAGAGGATCTTGAGAGGCACAAACTTCTTCGTGGTCAGGTCTCGCCAGACCCTCGCGCTCCATCCTGGGGTCTTCATGCTGTGTTGTGCTCACTTCCTGACTACCTCTTCAGTCTGATGAAGGACATAATTAAATGAACACGTtgcgggatgtgtgtgtgtgtgtgtgtgtgtgtgtgtgtgtgtgtgtgtgtgtgtgtgtgcgctcaccATAAATGGAAGCcatacaccaacaccactatacTTCACTGATCCGCGCCAACTCCAGCTCAACCCCACAAACTTCCGTTAAGTCTTCccatcctccaccttccttacATCCCCTTGTCCATTTCACCCACAAACACATCAATGTTCGTTAAATCTAAACAGCTAACAGACTTTCCAACGCCAAAATGTCTGGTTCCCACCCcagcaccaccttcaccaccacgccCATCACATCACCGCCAGTCGTTGCAGGCTTCATGTGGAATTGAAAGACACAGGAGGAGCAACTTTCAGAATACCCACTTGACCTCAGAACCTTCCTTTGATGTGGAAATTCAAGCATACTTCACTTTTTACACTTTAAGAACATAagtacataagaaaataagggaagctgcaagaatgcATCAGGAGGCTCTGTATGAAACAAGCCTAGCTATatccacctaccaccaccatgcacagatttgtttaattttcgtttaaagcttcctaatgactcagcaccaACAACTtgctctgattactgagtccatttcattcatattcagtacctctatttgagaaccagttcctttctatctctttcttaatttcttcaaaTCAAATGTCTACATGCCCAGACAATATATCTGACAGCCCTTTACGCATTTTATAATAGTGAGAGGAGTTTGGCGCGGCAGTGGGTGGTGGCCAGAACACTTGGGCCCTCTTTATGCTGCAATGAAACTTAATTCAGCTTAATTGGGAACAGTTACCTAAAAACTAATttgtgtaacacacacacacacacacactctctctctctctctctctctctctctctctctctctctgtgtgtgtgtgtgtgtgtgtgtgtgtgtgtgtgtgtgtgtgtgtgtgtgtgtgtgtgtagtttcttTGATAAACAGCCTCGTTGGGCCGACAGGtttacttgttcttcctttgtgtttccatGAGTGCTATGTGGTGTCTTCTTGTGCATTGGTCGCTTGCTTTTATTCTCTCACATTATCAAACACTCTGCTATGTTATCATGCTTCAGAGATGATTAGATGTACTTTCCAAGGGTGATGCAGAATCTTTGCTATTGTATCACCAAAATTCTTAAAACACCTTTGAACACTTCGCATATTATCCGTTTCAAGTGAATGTAtgagacaaagagaggaaatgttTAGGAATACAGCGTGTAAGCTCTTCTATCTGGTGAAAGCAAACTCCATAAATAAATAGGCACTAGATTCTATTATGTGAACACCAATAGATAAATCGATCCGTTGACTGAGCAATCGTAATTCTATCTCACTCCCAATGCATCTCActctcattattttcacacAGTAATCCCTCGCCGAACaaattaattaaatgaataaactaaCAAATTAATGTAACAAATTATATCAAGATGACAGTTCTTTTCAGCTTCACAGTTTATATGAATATAGACGGTGacattaagatgaaaaaaaaatgtattgtaaTGATTTATATACCTACTAacgtctctctgtgtgtgtgtgtgtgtgtgtgtgtgtgtgtgtgtgtgtgtgtgtgtgtgtgtgtgtgtgtgtgtgtgtgtgtaattcgtaTACGTACACTGCAGCAGATGACAGTTTCAGTGGAGTTAACGGATGCCGAGTGAGCTGAGGAGTGGCGTAGTGTGATGGTGGGCGAGTGTGACTGGGCTCTGAGGCAGGTGGCGGGTCGTGGGGCGGTCATTGCGGTCACTCGGCGGTTGTGGCGAGGGTTGAGAGCGAGGAAGAATAGTGATATGATAACATATGCGTAGAATCTGGAGGGATTTTTAGTAGAGCAGGTCAGTAGAAGGGTCATATTTAGTTGTGCGTGTTGATTTATATGCATCTAATGGTGGTTGTTTGATGGGTGACCTGATCCTTTGATCCCATACCTAGACTGTGAAAAATGACAGGTTGCATAGTGTAGTGGGTGTTGCAGAGATATTTGTGAGTTTTTCCCCGTCATGTATCAGTGATATAATGTACTACTGGTGTTGGATTGTGTACGATATTAGTCAACTccatctgacacacacacacacacaccttacagtCTTGTGGGCGCAGCCAAATCTTGTCAAAATATCTAAAGAGGAAGGCAACACGGCGACTACTATACTGGATCTGACTCAACCTCACCTCTCGAGTAGGATGAGAAGGGATCAGACGAAATTCGAATTTAGATCCTGATGGCaaaatgtgaataaaacagATGGGTGTGACCAGTGCACACTGGTCTGGCTTCAAATGCAGAAAATCATCCTAAGTAGATGATGCTTTAGCGGGCATGCAATCTCACTTTTCCATTAACTTTGTTCAATAAACTGGGCACATCTcgaaagaaaagacaatgtTTCTCATCAAGCGAAATGTTTCTCATATATCTTTCAGGCACTCACTTTTCTGACTTACCTACAGTCACTGTGCATTGTAGCGTCCCTGGTCCTGGACACAGTATAACCTCTATAACTGAGAATAAACATGAGGacaacacacaagcaaacatGTCGATAAATTTCTGAAATCAATAGTTTTGTTTTAGTTCTCTCCTCATGAATGATGTTTGTTGTTGAGAAAAATCAAGACCCCTTAATGGATTTATTACTATaacccacaacacaacaaatcTAACATCACATTTTGTCTTGCAGAGAACTAGATTAAGGCCACACAGCCATCAACAACAGCACGAAGCGAGGGTACACACCTGACTGTACTGGTCTCGCAGGCTTCCCATAACCCCTATAACTAACAATAACACAAGATTTGTAACGTCTATAAGAAGACAGAAATGGGCGGAGGTACGAGGAGGCACATGAGATTTGGGTGACAGTGGCAGAAGCAACTGTAAGGATTAATTGCCCTATGACCTCGATGACACAAAACAGATGCTAAAGAACGGACACACAAGCACTGTCGAACTGATGAAATAAGTACACATGAAGATCATCAATAGCAGGATTCCGTTAGGGTTTGATTATTCTGGCAGTCATCAATAGTGCCAAATAAACCTGTGTCACTTGTCTGCAGTGTTTGTAATCCATCTGCAAGAAAGTGTAAACAAAACTAGAAGTAGCTGCACAACATCTGCAGTCACATTTTATCATGTTCCACTATGATATGTAGAAATGATGAAGTTGTCTTTTCCCTAACTAGAATCTACCCGTAGCTATGTACTACTTGGGTTGTTGCTGTGGAGAaaaccaggaagaggagaaaggagatggcTGGtggttttctatatatttcaatTAAATATCTTGTTAGTTTGCGAGATGCGAACTTTGTGGTATTCCATACATATGAGAATCTCAAGATTTTGTAAACTGACTGAGGACAGAAGTGATGTCTGGCCTTTACTTCACTCATGTGACCGCCACCCATCACTGGTGCCTCTGTACAAACACTGGGCTGGGAGAGGTCTGCATGGGATACACGAAGCACGGAGGTTCTAAAGGAGATCGCGAGCGAAACCCTCAGCTCATCCTCGTAGTGGAGCTCTCCACTTAACACCTGTCACTGGTTTCTAAAAAATCATCTTTTATTAATAGGAATGCAAAATGGACCATTTCTTAATGCAATTATTTGTTCCTCACATGTTACACTGCGTACCACCTTCAAGTATTTATCATAAGTTCAAAAATGGCAGCAGCACCAAACTGTACCAGAAGACACTCATACAGCGCATGGTATTGATACAGCTTTCACCTTGGCACTTCCAGGCGTAACTTTTCATTAGTATGAGTGTAAGCAAACCTCTTTCAAACTAGAATTATACACATGCAGGCACTGGTGAGGACTGATGGAACTGCCGTGAGTAGATCATTCCTGTTCTTTTAGGTTTAGTCAGTAACTGACCACAAGGGAAGGTAAATGAGATAATGTGGACAATTTAGGAGACCTTCCATTCCTGTACAAGGTGAGTGATCTGCCAGAGACTCAGCGGCCAGGGGGATGGAAATACGCATCCAGTCTTGTGGCGTTTCCTCCCAGGGATGTGTTATTCTGAGTGTTGTCTCGTAATAATGAAGAGGTGCAAAGTCTACAGAACTATGAAATAAAATTGATTATATATTTCTATCACCACGATTTCAAACACCTTTATGACAGTCTTTTTAATTTCTGTCTCATTTGGTACCTAAACCTTGGACAGTGTTCGCTGCCACAAGTACAAATATCAGATAAACAAATGCAAACATATAATACTAACTTCTCAGAAATTATGCATTCTTGTCTGCAAGTCTAATTGTACTTTCCAAGCACATCAGCTCATTAAAATAGTATCACATTTACAAGTCTCTGAATAGAATGTAAAATCAAACTTGTGGGTCACTTTCACAGTGCTCGTCTTCTGTTACCGAATCACTCTTGACTCCACAAGTCCTCGTCACCCTTCAAGCTCACTCATTTTTGTCGAAGGCGTTGTTTAGCTGTCCTTGTCCTGCAGAATCATCAGCTTTGTTTGCCTTCTCCTCAGATATCACATTAACACTATCTTTGGTATCTTTCTTTGTACTGTTCTCCACCACGTTACCGAGCTCCTTGTCAGTGCTTCGCTCCTCTGTTACtgcctccttttcatcctttttctctttctctgccttgagtttcctttcctcctgcgcCTTGACGAAGAACAGACGGTTGAGGATGAAGTACACGATGCAGGTGACGGCGCACACTAGGGCCATGATCCTGAATGTGTTGCGGACCCCGAGAGGACCAATCAGGAACCCGCCCACAAGACTTCCAAGACCTCGACCTGCGACAAGCAGCAACATTAATATTGCTGTCCAGCCTCAGACTAAACGATACTCTATCTGCGTAATAATGGACCTTCTAAAAATGAAATTGTCGTGGTTTGCTTCAAGGTAAAGGGAAATTACTTCTGATGTGAATTAATGCCCGGAGAAAAGACATTTAAGTCCTTTTTTCAAGGCGtgtaatgtaaaaagaaaagtatgaatttCCAAACAAAATGTCAAGTGAAAACCAGTGTTACTTTTCATATAGAACGATATTAAGCACAAGATTTAAGGAAgcgctgaacacacacacacacacacacacacacacacacacacacacacacacacacacacacacacacacacacacacacacacacacacaagtaacatGTCAGCAGATAAAAGAGATGGTTAGTCACGGCGCAACGtttaaagatgttttaacatacaaaaaacaggaggaaaaaaaagggaagaacatAAACGCTTACTTACTCTATTCCTTTCCATCAGCTGAGAATAAAAACTAATGCAGTCCAGAAACACCTgcccatttcccttccctctttccatctAATGAGATTAACAATCAGTCCATAACAAGCTCATAGGAACACCACGTTCTTAACTATTTCACTGAGATACGCAACAATTCACACCTCTAAAAGCAAGGTGGAAAATCGTTATAAACTGCTAGAAGAAGAGgattaaaagaatatatttgTACAATTTCTACCTAGTCTAATACTTAGAAGTGgctgaaaaattagaaagaatgtCCCAGTGGTTAGGTTATAACTCATTAGCTAAGGAGAAGACTTTAAACTATCAACAATTTTCTTCTATCGCTTCTACTAACCCACGCCATAATAGAGGCCGCCGTACACTCCCTGCAGGGTGGCGAGGGTGGCGGGCGTGGCCAGGTCTGCAGCGTAGGACACGGCGGCGGCACTCATGAGGGACACGGTGAAGCACTCCAAGGCCTCGAAGGGCATGCACCACCACGGGTTGGTGATGAAGGAGTAGCCTGCGTCAGATGAGTCATTTAATGAAGGGCTGGGCAGCGTGACAGTTTAGACTAGTGATGATGAGATGAATGTGCTAATATGTATGTCAAAGAACCATTTAGTGATCTTGCTGACTCAGTTAAAGGCAAGTGTGCGATCAGGAACTGGAACATACACGCTACTTTACCTTCACATCAACTGACAACCTACGattaccctaaacacacccGTCAAGTCTTCCTCAAAGAATATATTACCCCCCAGAGAAGTCTCCGCCACTCACCCAACATCCGAAAGACGTAAAAGGCAAATCCAAGGATAATAGTGTTGGCGAGGCCGAGTTTCTTAAAGATGGACCCTGAGGCGACCAAGATAGGTATCCCTGCAAGACTGCCCACCGTCACTGTGATGCCCATGAGGTACTTCTTGGCGCCCAGATCCTGCAGCAGCCAGAACAGGAA
This DNA window, taken from Portunus trituberculatus isolate SZX2019 chromosome 15, ASM1759143v1, whole genome shotgun sequence, encodes the following:
- the LOC123504115 gene encoding major facilitator superfamily domain-containing protein 6-like — its product is MKTPGWSARVWRDLTTKKFVPLKILYFLVSAATSAMMPFLTLHARSLGILEMELGIVFAVNAVFTILVPTPAGILADKIGNFKVFLSFMMAASGGAALVFSAVPVARRYHNLPESLPLTLSLVDDGLATLSVPPPLQCDYLPLLDNLTITIANCSLCDPGSVPEDGCVPPGLDVCPGQQVEAAGETQMQVNIATSNDSVWNAPYMEVMSWSDAEFLPQSGGEDQWCPMQCIVTVLRPDLCTNTHTLETFDITKTIWLYLMVRILNGITLAASFSLFDGATMAITKQYGGDYGLQRLYSNVGSIVMTPISGALIDYFSDRGGLQDYRPTFYLYCGLKVLAAVVILFLDLDFRQPSSRVLKDFRSLLKKPEILSFLIVMLIAGTCFGVLDTFLFWLLQDLGAQKYLMGITVTVGFSAGVPVLVASGYIFKRLGLPNTIVLGFAVYVVRMLGYSFITNPWWCMPFEALECFTVSLMSAAAVSYAADLATPATLTTLQGLYGGIYHGVGRGLGSLVSGFLMAPLGLRNVFRVLALLCGVTGVLYFTTNCLFFRKLQKKRKVRFEQLGKPDPSDRPAEGETVTDTRQQEGSVTREDGEADAML